The Metabacillus litoralis genome contains a region encoding:
- a CDS encoding DEAD/DEAH box helicase: MNIKTNFDTTWQKGFFEKLDSDGPWSNWELYKLAYEVQKNTAVPTFEGLQAPNHLPHFTPLPHQLEVAQRVVEKMNGKAILADEVGLGKTIEAGLILKEYMIRGLVKKVLILVPASLVSQWARELNEKFFIPAVEQKKSYVWEACDVVVSSIDTAKRSPHRDIVYEQNYDLVIIDEAHKLKNNKTKNYEFVQNLKKKYCLLLTATPVQNRVEEIFNLVSLLKPGHLGNEAYFTEVFSAKERSLEDHEHLRELINKVMIRNRRGDTGIDWPKRNVETVPIEFSETEQNLYDTITAIKSSSQYAANAFSIMTLQREACSSREAVYMTLKKMLDLPEEEEAALPNEVIKDIMMAIDGVTQNSKALKVVELIKEIDDKVIIFTEYRATQFYLQWFLQQNGISSVPFRGGFKRGKKDWMKELFKNRVQVLIATEAGGEGINLQFCHNIINYDLPWNPMRLEQRIGRIHRLGQEHDVNIYNMATRNTVEEHILTLLYDKINLFEKVIGDLDEILTRLEIKNFDEHIQDIMINSKSDREMKIKMENLTSILDYAQHSQEQRKAASGDK; encoded by the coding sequence ATGAATATAAAGACGAACTTCGATACAACCTGGCAGAAAGGCTTTTTTGAAAAACTAGATAGCGACGGACCTTGGTCGAACTGGGAGCTGTATAAGCTTGCTTATGAGGTTCAAAAAAATACAGCTGTACCAACCTTTGAAGGGCTGCAAGCACCTAATCACCTACCACACTTCACTCCTCTTCCCCACCAACTAGAGGTGGCTCAAAGAGTCGTTGAAAAAATGAACGGAAAAGCTATTCTAGCTGATGAAGTTGGTTTAGGAAAAACAATTGAAGCAGGATTAATTTTAAAAGAATATATGATTCGTGGACTAGTTAAAAAAGTGCTAATTTTAGTCCCTGCCTCCCTTGTTTCACAATGGGCCCGGGAATTAAATGAAAAGTTTTTTATTCCGGCAGTCGAGCAAAAGAAAAGCTATGTTTGGGAAGCATGTGATGTTGTTGTTTCATCAATTGACACAGCAAAACGTAGTCCCCATCGAGACATTGTTTATGAACAAAACTACGACTTAGTCATTATTGATGAAGCTCACAAGCTAAAAAATAATAAAACGAAAAACTATGAATTTGTTCAGAATCTAAAGAAAAAGTATTGCTTACTTTTAACCGCTACTCCCGTTCAAAACAGGGTTGAAGAGATTTTCAATCTTGTTTCACTGTTAAAACCAGGTCACCTTGGTAACGAAGCATACTTTACAGAGGTGTTCTCCGCTAAGGAGCGTTCTCTGGAGGATCATGAACATTTACGTGAATTAATTAACAAAGTAATGATTCGAAACCGTCGTGGAGACACCGGCATTGACTGGCCAAAACGGAATGTTGAAACAGTTCCGATTGAGTTTTCCGAAACCGAGCAAAACCTTTATGACACGATAACAGCTATAAAATCGTCTTCACAATATGCAGCAAATGCATTTTCGATCATGACACTCCAACGTGAAGCGTGCAGCAGTCGTGAAGCCGTTTATATGACTTTGAAAAAAATGTTGGATTTGCCGGAAGAAGAGGAAGCTGCTCTACCAAATGAGGTTATTAAAGATATTATGATGGCGATAGACGGTGTAACACAAAACTCAAAAGCTCTGAAAGTTGTAGAGTTAATCAAAGAAATTGACGATAAAGTTATTATCTTTACTGAATACCGTGCTACTCAGTTTTATTTACAATGGTTTCTACAACAAAACGGTATCAGCTCTGTTCCCTTCCGCGGAGGTTTTAAGCGAGGCAAAAAAGACTGGATGAAAGAACTATTCAAAAACCGTGTTCAAGTACTAATCGCAACCGAAGCCGGTGGTGAAGGGATTAACCTACAATTCTGTCATAATATTATTAACTATGATTTACCATGGAATCCAATGAGGCTGGAACAACGGATCGGACGTATCCACCGCTTAGGACAAGAACATGACGTAAACATCTACAATATGGCAACAAGAAACACTGTTGAAGAACATATCCTGACTCTTTTATATGACAAAATTAACTTATTTGAAAAAGTCATCGGAGATCTTGATGAAATTTTAACTCGACTAGAAATCAAAAACTTTGACGAGCATATTCAAGACATTATGATCAATTCAAAAAGTGATCGGGAAATGAAGATTAAGATGGAAAATTTAACATCCATTCTTGATTATGCCCAACACTCACAAGAACAACGAAAAGCGGCTAGTGGTGACAAATAA
- a CDS encoding anti-repressor SinI family protein produces MNNETIHNLIKDRQLDHEWVELILEALEIGISVEEIKEFFIKMGSPAV; encoded by the coding sequence TTGAATAATGAAACGATACACAATCTTATTAAAGACAGACAGCTTGACCACGAATGGGTTGAATTAATTTTAGAAGCATTGGAAATTGGTATTAGTGTAGAAGAAATTAAAGAATTCTTTATTAAGATGGGAAGTCCTGCTGTTTAA
- a CDS encoding helix-turn-helix domain-containing protein: protein MIGPRIKKYRTQKNLSLSELAERAGVAKSYLSSIERNLQSNPSVQFLEKVSSVLGVSVNTLLNEQNETDPEELDLEWTKLVQDAMKSGVSKEQFKEFLEFNKWRLQNDPDK, encoded by the coding sequence GTGATTGGCCCACGAATTAAAAAATATAGAACCCAAAAAAACCTATCATTATCCGAACTAGCAGAACGAGCAGGAGTTGCAAAATCATATTTAAGTTCGATTGAGCGCAATCTCCAGTCAAATCCTTCTGTTCAGTTTCTGGAAAAGGTGTCATCTGTACTCGGTGTATCGGTAAATACCCTCCTAAATGAACAAAATGAAACGGATCCCGAAGAACTTGACTTAGAATGGACAAAACTTGTTCAAGATGCGATGAAATCCGGTGTGTCTAAAGAACAGTTTAAGGAATTTTTGGAGTTTAACAAGTGGAGACTTCAGAATGATCCTGATAAATGA
- a CDS encoding YqhG family protein, with protein MQQEQIHSYLESFFTANSCDIIEKGQGYMTVQLTIEMDKELMNRPFYWHYLEKTNGVPNPMKLTLITDQNRAPSDLKGEVMHFGAPRLHQIFRSTTNLGSYIRLFEQVKEPGGNIPLHPWIGVNIIVSYQCDMKKDQLYSIGLHLVSGTLVENFQEKLEKLELTPKIPDLCFTMTPLIKPQSGLKRIEQFIMQSIHEQDHSWADKARERWNEDLKLLDHFYEDMDEKPDCYEVEKEALRELYEPQINISVQNGGVFYLTPQGIFK; from the coding sequence ATGCAACAAGAGCAAATTCACAGCTATTTAGAAAGCTTCTTCACAGCCAATTCCTGTGACATCATTGAAAAAGGCCAAGGCTACATGACCGTTCAGCTAACCATTGAAATGGACAAGGAATTAATGAACCGCCCTTTCTACTGGCATTACCTTGAAAAAACTAACGGTGTTCCAAACCCGATGAAGCTCACACTGATCACAGACCAAAATCGTGCTCCAAGTGATCTTAAAGGCGAGGTCATGCACTTCGGTGCCCCCCGCCTTCACCAAATTTTTCGTTCGACAACAAATTTAGGTAGCTATATCCGACTTTTTGAGCAGGTCAAAGAACCAGGTGGAAACATCCCACTACACCCTTGGATTGGTGTTAACATTATAGTTTCCTATCAGTGTGACATGAAAAAAGATCAGCTCTATTCGATTGGATTACATTTGGTAAGTGGGACTTTAGTAGAAAACTTTCAAGAAAAACTTGAGAAATTGGAGCTAACACCGAAGATCCCAGACCTTTGTTTTACCATGACACCGTTAATCAAACCCCAAAGTGGACTTAAACGGATTGAGCAGTTTATTATGCAATCTATTCATGAACAAGATCATTCCTGGGCGGATAAAGCACGCGAAAGATGGAATGAGGATTTGAAGCTTTTGGATCATTTTTATGAAGATATGGATGAGAAGCCCGATTGTTATGAGGTGGAAAAGGAAGCGTTGAGGGAGCTTTATGAACCGCAGATCAATATTTCGGTCCAAAATGGAGGGGTTTTTTATTTGACTCCGCAGGGGATATTTAAATAG